In Vibrio hippocampi, a single genomic region encodes these proteins:
- the recB gene encoding exodeoxyribonuclease V subunit beta yields the protein MSDKPSQQPTPLQTMSFPLHGARLIEASAGTGKTFTIAGLYLRLLLGHGCDNSRHQQPLTVDQILVVTFTEAATAELRDRIRKRIHDARIAFARGSSNDPIIEPLLQQVTDHRFAMQALLQAERQMDEAAVYTIHGFCQRMLTQNAFESGARFNNEFITDESRLKAQVVADFWRSHFYPLPPELAQQVRTIWSTPSALLSDISNYLTGSAINITGAVEPDDLYQLHQEYLVKIGKIKSLWVEAASDVEAVINASGVNKKSYSKRYLPAWITAVTAWSNTETKDYYLPDQLEKFSQQVLADKTSKGEVPELPVFAAIDELLETPPELKNPLMMLAIRECRERLRKVKNAKQWLSFDDLLSHLSAAFDQPSGDLLADKIRSQYPVAMIDEFQDTDPLQYHIFSRIYLDNPECGWFMIGDPKQAIYGFRGADIFTYIQARNQVSDHYTLGTNWRSTDGMVQGVNTLFKQSQSPFLYDDDIPFYPVNSSPKAHLNHWERAGEKQPAIEFWLQQNDKPVAKGEYQQTMAEATAEHIATLLAQGDNQQAQLVESSKGEPRYQDIQASDIAILVRTGNEAKMVKQALASRRVASVYLSNRDSVFASEVARDMLRLLMSVWYQGDERLLKAAIATELFDLSAEQLDQINNDENVWEQWVAEFKQYRAEWQGKGVLPMLRKVLLHRALAIRFLSHTMGERWLTDYLHLAELLQSQRQEVESDSALLRWFGQRVEDAQSGQNGDDSYIQRLESERNLVQIVTIHKSKGLEYNLVYLPFVVSYREAQEAKFYDEQQGLATLDLKKSKAALAQADHERLAEDLRLIYVALTRAVFGCFIGVAPIRNGRQVKEPTGVHCSAIGHLIQNGAELGVDGLAQALGKLAQQHDGIKVTDVPQVSDFHYQAKQSQIPQLEAAKLTRHIDRDWRFTSYSSLVKQGHKSSDEQVFIESAGIDIDSSQEQETLEIIEPEKSIFHFPKGARPGTFLHTIFEEVEFTEPASSEANQQIITDLLIKEQYELEWLPIVTQLVDDVMNTSLDGKELRLKHKDKTQRLVEMEFLLPISLLQAPVLSQVIKAHDPLSQQTEDLGFYPVKGMLKGFIDLVFEHQGKYYVLDWKSNYLGDDESYYLNHQLQHSMVDHRYDLQYQIYALALHRFLRTRLADYRYEQHFGGVYYLFLRGIKPGAQSGIFYTKPSEALVTSLDKLIQGEDGNALHPMDEPTGVND from the coding sequence ATGTCCGATAAGCCTTCACAGCAACCAACTCCTTTGCAAACCATGTCGTTTCCTCTGCATGGTGCGCGCTTAATTGAAGCCTCCGCGGGGACGGGAAAAACGTTCACCATAGCGGGTCTATATTTACGTCTGTTGCTGGGGCATGGTTGCGATAACAGTCGTCACCAACAGCCGTTAACCGTTGACCAAATTTTGGTGGTCACGTTCACTGAAGCGGCAACGGCTGAATTGCGCGACCGTATTCGTAAACGTATTCACGATGCCCGAATCGCCTTTGCCCGCGGCAGCAGTAATGACCCTATTATTGAACCTCTGTTACAGCAGGTCACCGATCATCGCTTTGCGATGCAAGCCCTGCTACAAGCAGAACGCCAAATGGACGAAGCCGCGGTTTATACTATCCACGGATTTTGCCAACGCATGCTGACACAAAATGCGTTTGAATCGGGTGCGCGTTTTAACAACGAATTTATTACCGATGAAAGCCGCTTGAAAGCCCAAGTCGTGGCGGATTTTTGGCGCAGCCATTTTTACCCATTGCCACCTGAACTCGCTCAACAAGTTCGTACCATCTGGTCGACCCCATCCGCTCTATTAAGTGATATTTCGAATTATTTAACCGGATCAGCGATTAACATCACCGGCGCCGTTGAGCCCGATGATCTGTATCAGTTGCATCAAGAGTATCTGGTTAAGATTGGCAAAATTAAATCGCTTTGGGTGGAGGCAGCCTCAGACGTTGAAGCGGTGATCAACGCCTCTGGAGTGAATAAAAAGAGCTACAGCAAGCGCTATTTACCTGCTTGGATTACGGCGGTAACCGCTTGGTCGAATACGGAAACCAAGGACTATTACCTCCCTGATCAGTTAGAGAAATTCTCGCAACAAGTGTTAGCGGATAAAACCAGCAAAGGCGAGGTTCCTGAGTTACCGGTATTCGCTGCCATTGATGAGCTGTTAGAGACGCCACCGGAGTTGAAAAACCCACTGATGATGTTGGCAATTCGCGAATGTCGCGAGCGTCTGCGTAAGGTGAAAAATGCCAAGCAGTGGCTCTCTTTTGATGATTTGCTCAGTCACTTATCCGCCGCATTCGACCAACCGAGTGGCGACTTGTTAGCGGACAAGATTCGCAGTCAATATCCGGTGGCGATGATCGATGAGTTTCAAGATACCGATCCACTGCAATACCATATTTTTAGTCGTATTTATCTCGACAATCCTGAGTGTGGTTGGTTTATGATCGGTGACCCTAAGCAGGCTATCTATGGCTTTCGTGGTGCGGATATTTTTACCTATATCCAAGCCCGAAATCAGGTCAGCGATCACTACACCTTGGGCACCAACTGGCGCTCTACTGACGGGATGGTGCAGGGGGTCAATACGCTGTTTAAGCAGTCTCAATCTCCATTCCTTTATGATGATGACATTCCTTTTTATCCGGTTAATTCTAGCCCCAAAGCTCATCTGAACCATTGGGAGAGAGCTGGTGAAAAACAGCCAGCGATTGAATTTTGGTTGCAGCAAAACGATAAACCCGTTGCAAAAGGGGAATATCAGCAAACCATGGCGGAGGCGACCGCAGAGCATATCGCGACGCTTTTAGCGCAAGGCGATAATCAGCAAGCACAGCTGGTGGAATCGAGTAAAGGTGAGCCGCGATACCAAGATATTCAAGCCAGTGATATCGCGATTTTGGTACGCACCGGTAATGAAGCCAAAATGGTCAAGCAAGCGCTTGCCTCTCGAAGGGTCGCGAGCGTCTATTTATCGAATCGCGATAGTGTTTTTGCCAGCGAGGTTGCGCGAGATATGCTGCGTTTGTTGATGTCCGTGTGGTATCAAGGGGACGAACGTCTGCTAAAAGCGGCGATAGCGACCGAGCTTTTTGACCTCTCTGCAGAGCAGCTTGACCAAATCAATAATGATGAAAATGTTTGGGAACAGTGGGTTGCCGAATTTAAACAGTATCGAGCGGAGTGGCAAGGTAAAGGCGTGCTACCGATGTTGCGTAAGGTGTTATTGCACCGAGCGCTAGCGATTCGCTTTCTGTCGCATACCATGGGTGAGCGCTGGCTAACGGATTATCTGCACCTCGCTGAACTGTTGCAGAGTCAGCGTCAAGAAGTCGAAAGCGATAGTGCGCTACTGCGTTGGTTTGGACAGAGGGTTGAAGATGCCCAGAGTGGGCAAAATGGTGATGACAGCTATATTCAGCGCCTAGAATCAGAGCGCAACCTAGTACAAATCGTCACCATCCATAAATCGAAAGGTTTGGAGTATAACCTGGTCTACCTGCCCTTTGTGGTCAGCTATCGCGAAGCTCAAGAGGCGAAGTTTTACGACGAGCAGCAAGGCTTAGCCACACTGGATTTAAAGAAATCGAAAGCGGCACTGGCGCAAGCTGACCATGAGCGCTTGGCTGAGGACTTGCGCTTGATTTATGTCGCCTTGACCCGCGCGGTGTTTGGCTGCTTTATCGGTGTGGCTCCGATTCGTAATGGACGCCAAGTCAAAGAGCCCACAGGCGTACATTGCAGTGCGATAGGGCACCTGATTCAAAATGGCGCAGAGCTTGGGGTTGATGGATTAGCGCAAGCGCTGGGCAAACTGGCTCAGCAGCATGATGGCATTAAAGTAACCGACGTGCCGCAAGTGAGCGACTTCCACTATCAAGCAAAACAGAGTCAGATACCGCAGTTAGAAGCCGCTAAGTTGACTCGCCATATTGACCGAGATTGGCGCTTTACCAGTTATTCCTCTTTGGTGAAGCAAGGTCATAAATCCAGTGACGAGCAAGTGTTTATTGAATCCGCAGGTATTGATATCGACTCGTCACAAGAGCAAGAGACGCTTGAGATTATCGAGCCAGAAAAGTCGATTTTTCACTTTCCAAAAGGAGCGCGACCGGGAACATTTTTACACACTATCTTCGAGGAAGTGGAGTTTACCGAACCAGCATCCAGTGAAGCCAATCAACAAATCATCACGGATTTATTGATCAAAGAACAGTACGAGTTGGAGTGGCTACCGATTGTCACCCAATTGGTCGACGATGTTATGAATACCTCGCTAGATGGGAAAGAGCTACGGTTAAAACATAAGGATAAAACCCAACGTTTGGTGGAGATGGAGTTCTTATTGCCCATCAGTTTGCTGCAAGCGCCGGTGCTGTCTCAAGTGATTAAAGCTCACGATCCCTTGTCGCAACAGACAGAGGACTTAGGCTTCTACCCAGTTAAGGGGATGCTGAAAGGCTTTATTGACTTAGTGTTTGAGCATCAAGGTAAATACTATGTTCTTGACTGGAAATCGAACTATTTAGGTGAT
- the recC gene encoding exodeoxyribonuclease V subunit gamma, which produces MFTVYHSNQIDLLKTLLIELVKRDPLDNPFSAENILVQSPGMSQWLKMSLAEELGIAANIEFSLPASFIWDQFVEVLGDIPKQSAFSKESLTWKIMHLLPSHLKNEVFAPLTQYLQDDEDGAKCYQLAEKIADIFDGYLVYRPEWILAWESGEQVAELGDEQLWQSTLWQSIYDHTLALGQSPYHRANLYQDFIDTLEHSALPESVQLPKRLFVFGISSLPPRYLDALKALGQHIDVHLMFTNPCQFYWGEVRDRKYLAHLALKKRKQLTDLALPEDDNQLPLVEQLKGDIEQNIDDELHISQVGNGLLASMGKLGRDNLYLLSQMEANEIVAFAEVERNSLLRHIQADVLNLEEHQNDHVLDNSNHKLTIERDDRSLSVHVCHSPMREVEVLHDRLLEMFAADPNLKPRDVIVMVADINTYSPAISAVFGNASDERYIPFSISDRTADKESPLLNAFNQLLMLPESRCSNSELLSLLEVPAVLAKFDLTEHEFSVIKEWVEEAHIRWGLNADTATEFELPSLEQNSWVFGLSRMLAGYAMTQELGLLTTEESVIAPYEQTQGMQAETVGKLAQYIDTVIQYRSKLNQVVDVEQWQQIINQLLVDFFAVELEGEVVVKSIQDTVAGLKTQLQQAQFSQPLSPTIIRDYFANKLSGVRVSQRFLAGQVNFCTLMPMRSIPFKTVCLLGMNDGVYPRSIAPESFDLMTGRNRAGDRSRRDDDRYLFLEAMLSAQESLYISYVGRSIQDNSEKVPSVLVSELIEYCQQNYCLSADKHLDVDASASKLIQHLVSDYPMVPFSANNYLVVDEAQHEPNYSSYASEWLATAERQAQNTPPTAANNVIFKLPPIVYSQHEVELELTELQRFWRLPVQYLFNRRLQVNFDQQSFAIEEDEPFALNNLESFKLRQALLQAIVKSPAEELTHLIAEFTQQQKAQGQLPVGSFGDLELAGNISQTTELAEMIRPLTANEQPDIEVIFNTSINGIDVKLQGWVKQVYGSGLVRYRSGRLRGQDYLSAWIEHLLVAVSGSSRATHLLAYDKKEGVVHRVLPKIDAETAKQHLTKLLEYYFSGLDQPLAYFPETAMDGVQANMVKGQWTPNQEKMLSKMATRFNGGYNMTGEGANLYIARVWSQWNDELAQESMRMTQWVLEPAVTYSVTREDYYSAGQS; this is translated from the coding sequence ACTTGGAAGATCATGCACTTATTGCCCTCGCACCTTAAAAATGAAGTGTTTGCGCCGCTGACTCAGTATCTTCAAGATGATGAAGACGGCGCGAAATGCTACCAGTTGGCTGAAAAAATCGCCGATATTTTCGATGGTTATCTGGTTTATCGACCTGAGTGGATCTTAGCTTGGGAGTCTGGTGAACAGGTCGCTGAGTTGGGTGATGAACAATTATGGCAATCGACGCTGTGGCAATCTATTTACGATCACACGCTGGCGTTAGGTCAGTCTCCTTATCATCGAGCCAATCTTTATCAAGACTTCATTGACACGCTTGAGCATTCTGCACTGCCAGAATCGGTGCAATTGCCCAAGCGTCTGTTTGTGTTTGGTATTTCTTCTCTACCGCCGCGTTACTTGGATGCTCTAAAAGCATTGGGTCAGCATATTGATGTGCATTTGATGTTTACCAACCCGTGTCAGTTCTATTGGGGTGAAGTGCGTGACCGAAAATATCTGGCTCATTTGGCACTGAAAAAACGCAAACAATTGACCGACTTGGCGCTACCGGAAGATGACAATCAGTTGCCTTTGGTTGAGCAACTGAAAGGCGATATTGAACAAAATATTGATGATGAACTGCATATCAGCCAAGTCGGTAACGGTTTGTTGGCGTCGATGGGGAAATTGGGACGAGATAATCTGTATCTGTTGTCGCAAATGGAAGCCAATGAAATCGTCGCTTTTGCCGAGGTGGAGCGCAATTCACTGCTGCGTCATATTCAGGCGGATGTACTCAATTTGGAAGAGCATCAAAATGACCATGTGCTGGACAACTCCAACCACAAATTAACCATAGAGCGCGATGACCGCTCGCTATCGGTTCATGTCTGCCATAGCCCAATGCGTGAGGTTGAGGTATTGCATGACCGATTGCTTGAAATGTTCGCCGCCGATCCAAATCTAAAACCGCGTGATGTCATCGTGATGGTGGCGGATATCAATACCTATAGCCCTGCTATCTCTGCGGTGTTTGGTAACGCCAGTGATGAACGCTATATCCCGTTTTCTATTTCTGACCGCACCGCTGACAAAGAGTCGCCTTTGCTCAATGCGTTTAATCAGCTGCTTATGCTGCCGGAGAGTCGCTGTTCCAACAGTGAACTCCTGTCTCTGCTTGAGGTGCCGGCGGTGCTCGCCAAGTTTGACCTGACCGAACACGAATTTTCGGTGATTAAAGAGTGGGTCGAGGAGGCGCATATTCGCTGGGGATTAAACGCCGACACCGCGACAGAGTTTGAGCTGCCCAGCCTTGAACAAAACTCTTGGGTATTTGGTTTATCCCGAATGCTGGCGGGTTATGCGATGACACAAGAGCTCGGTTTGTTGACCACTGAAGAGAGCGTGATCGCCCCGTACGAACAGACTCAAGGTATGCAAGCTGAGACCGTCGGTAAATTGGCTCAATATATTGATACCGTGATCCAATATCGTAGCAAGCTCAATCAGGTCGTCGATGTCGAGCAGTGGCAGCAGATCATCAATCAGTTGTTGGTGGATTTCTTTGCGGTTGAATTGGAGGGTGAGGTTGTCGTTAAATCGATACAAGATACGGTGGCTGGACTCAAGACTCAGTTGCAACAAGCGCAGTTCTCTCAACCGTTATCACCGACCATTATTCGCGACTACTTTGCCAATAAACTGTCTGGTGTGCGAGTTAGCCAACGATTCCTTGCCGGACAAGTGAACTTTTGTACCTTGATGCCAATGCGCTCGATTCCTTTTAAAACGGTGTGCTTACTGGGAATGAACGATGGGGTGTATCCAAGGAGTATTGCACCAGAGAGCTTTGATCTGATGACCGGTAGAAATCGCGCCGGGGATCGCTCGCGTCGTGATGACGATAGATATCTCTTCCTTGAAGCGATGCTGTCGGCACAAGAGAGCCTTTATATCAGTTATGTGGGGCGTTCAATCCAAGACAATAGCGAAAAAGTGCCTTCGGTTCTGGTGTCAGAGTTGATTGAATATTGTCAACAAAACTACTGTTTGAGCGCCGATAAACACCTTGATGTCGATGCCTCAGCCAGCAAACTGATACAGCATTTAGTCAGCGATTATCCCATGGTGCCGTTCAGTGCTAATAATTACCTTGTCGTCGATGAAGCACAACATGAGCCAAACTATTCTAGTTATGCGAGTGAGTGGTTAGCTACCGCCGAGCGTCAAGCGCAAAACACACCGCCAACTGCAGCCAATAATGTGATCTTTAAGCTGCCACCGATCGTTTATTCTCAGCACGAGGTGGAGTTAGAACTCACCGAGCTGCAACGCTTTTGGCGTTTGCCGGTGCAGTATTTATTTAATCGCCGCCTTCAAGTCAATTTTGATCAGCAGAGTTTTGCTATCGAAGAGGATGAGCCATTCGCGCTCAACAATCTAGAGAGCTTCAAACTAAGACAAGCGCTGTTGCAAGCGATAGTGAAATCGCCGGCAGAGGAGTTAACTCACCTGATTGCCGAGTTCACTCAGCAACAGAAAGCACAAGGACAGTTGCCGGTGGGCAGTTTTGGTGATCTGGAGTTAGCAGGCAATATTTCCCAGACCACAGAGCTAGCGGAAATGATTCGTCCTTTGACCGCTAATGAGCAGCCGGATATCGAGGTGATATTCAATACCAGTATCAATGGCATTGATGTCAAACTGCAAGGCTGGGTCAAGCAGGTGTATGGCTCTGGTTTAGTGCGTTACAGAAGTGGTCGCTTGAGAGGTCAAGACTATTTGAGTGCATGGATTGAGCATCTGCTGGTTGCCGTCAGTGGCAGCAGTCGAGCAACGCATCTACTGGCTTATGATAAAAAAGAGGGCGTGGTTCACCGTGTATTACCGAAAATTGATGCCGAAACGGCTAAGCAGCACCTGACTAAATTGCTGGAATACTATTTCTCAGGTTTAGATCAGCCTTTGGCCTACTTCCCAGAGACAGCAATGGACGGAGTTCAGGCTAATATGGTTAAGGGGCAATGGACACCGAATCAAGAGAAAATGCTTAGCAAGATGGCAACCCGTTTTAACGGTGGCTACAACATGACGGGTGAAGGTGCCAATCTCTATATTGCTCGCGTGTGGTCGCAATGGAATGATGAGTTAGCACAAGAGAGTATGCGAATGACGCAATGGGTACTGGAGCCAGCGGTCACTTACAGTGTGACCCGTGAAGATTATTATTCTGCGGGACAATCGTAA